One segment of Verrucomicrobiota bacterium DNA contains the following:
- a CDS encoding segregation/condensation protein A, translating into MESEYKVRLEVFEGPLDLLLYLIKKEEVDIYDVSIERITRQYLEYVDTFRMLDLEVAGEFVVMAANLIYIKSRSLLPVHQQPAEEDAEEEDPRWDLIRQLIEYKKFKDAAAQLQQRELDQEGLIPRILEKPNPAAPDALLKQEVSIFDLINAFRKVLKRLESKREDLREIFEENFTVSDKIEHIMVITRREQSVAFSDLFAFAASRTEIAVTFLALLELIRLKQLRVVQREPFSEILIARMG; encoded by the coding sequence ATGGAGAGTGAGTACAAGGTTAGGCTCGAGGTTTTCGAAGGACCACTGGACCTCCTGCTTTACCTCATCAAAAAAGAGGAGGTCGACATTTACGACGTCTCCATTGAACGGATCACCCGGCAATACCTGGAGTACGTCGACACGTTTCGGATGCTGGACCTCGAGGTGGCCGGCGAGTTCGTGGTCATGGCGGCAAACCTGATCTATATCAAGAGCCGAAGCCTGCTCCCGGTTCACCAGCAACCAGCCGAGGAGGATGCCGAAGAGGAAGACCCCCGCTGGGACCTGATCCGGCAGTTGATAGAATACAAGAAGTTCAAGGACGCCGCCGCGCAACTTCAGCAGCGGGAACTCGATCAGGAAGGACTCATCCCGCGAATCCTGGAAAAACCCAACCCGGCCGCACCGGATGCCTTGCTCAAGCAGGAGGTAAGCATTTTCGACCTGATCAACGCGTTCCGGAAGGTTCTCAAGCGACTCGAGAGTAAACGCGAAGATCTGCGGGAGATTTTCGAGGAGAATTTTACGGTTTCCGACAAGATTGAACATATTATGGTCATCACCCGCCGGGAGCAGTCCGTCGCATTCTCGGACCTCTTCGCTTTTGCGGCGAGCCGGACCGAAATCGCGGTGACGTTTCTGGCGCTCCTTGAATTGATCCGCTTAAAGCAGCTCCGGGTGGTTCAACGGGAACCCTTTTCCGAGATCCTCATCGCGCGGATGGGTTGA
- the scpB gene encoding SMC-Scp complex subunit ScpB, with amino-acid sequence MIPLKAVVEALLFSAPRPLSTKEMLQVLKAGAEYLEEENPLPELNQIQEPEIKAILAGLAREYTELGRAFQLVEQVAGWQLTSRPEYQVWVRQLFPELRPARLSAPALETLAIIAYRQPITRADIEAIRGVAVDGLMQKLLDAGLVKISGRADIPGRPLLYETTQHFMEHFGLKTLEELPNATELRQLPLPVMKPEEAAAASNPNEETTSGRTEAVENPARN; translated from the coding sequence ATGATCCCTTTGAAAGCAGTCGTCGAAGCCCTGCTCTTCAGCGCGCCCCGACCTCTGTCGACCAAAGAGATGCTGCAGGTGTTGAAAGCGGGAGCGGAATATTTGGAGGAAGAAAACCCGCTTCCCGAGCTGAACCAGATCCAGGAACCGGAGATCAAAGCGATTCTGGCGGGCCTGGCCCGGGAGTACACCGAACTCGGCCGTGCCTTCCAGCTGGTCGAGCAAGTGGCAGGCTGGCAGCTCACTTCCCGGCCCGAATACCAGGTCTGGGTACGCCAGCTCTTTCCTGAACTCCGCCCCGCGCGCCTGAGCGCGCCGGCTTTGGAAACCCTGGCGATCATCGCTTACCGGCAGCCGATCACCCGGGCCGATATCGAGGCCATTCGCGGGGTCGCGGTGGATGGTCTGATGCAGAAGCTGCTGGACGCCGGCCTCGTAAAGATTTCCGGACGGGCCGACATTCCCGGGCGCCCGCTCCTGTATGAGACCACGCAGCATTTCATGGAACATTTCGGCCTCAAAACGCTGGAAGAACTTCCGAACGCGACGGAGCTGAGGCAGTTGCCTTTGCCCGTGATGAAGCCGGAGGAGGCTGCCGCCGCATCAAACCCGAACGAGGAAACGACGAGTGGAAGAACCGAAGCTGTCGAAAATCCGGCAAGAAATTGA